acAGATACAGAGAAGAAGGGAGATATTCCCCTGAGTGAGTGCCATAGGTAATTAAAACAGGATGGACAGAGCTGGAGTCTAGCCAGAGAGAGCTCCATCTCCCCTCAGACTTCTTCTCCAATCAGGCCTTCTGCCTAAAGTCAAATTGCTACTTGTGACAGGCACACAGAAGCCTATGGATGCAGAGAGTTATCAGCTTATGCTTAATAGAcatgtacaaacacaaacacactgctcaGAAATGCAGGTGCAACACAATCAAACACTCGCAAATGACTTTGGGCTCCAAAACAGGTAACGTTCTGGTGCTGCACTGAGACAGAAATGCACAAGAAaacaacacgcacacgcacacgcgcacacacacacaaccacacacacacacgcacacacacacacacacacacattgacggTGCTGTACAAAGCTGCAGCAAGGGCAAACGTTACTAACCAGAGTTTGACTGCAGTAAGCACATATACATTCACTGCACAGCTCTGAGCTGGAGGCGAGCACATGAGTATGCAGTGCacgcactcagacacacactatGAGCACAGAGttgaacacacgcacactccaGTGCGTACGGCGGCAATGAAGATGCAGTCTAAATAACACAACAGTGATGAAGGCTGCGAATTGACTCGCTGTTATTCGGTTTTGTTACACAGTGTTAATCTGTACTGTACGAGCTAGTCCATGATATCTGACTCTGGTGGCCATCTTTTCACCTGCTTAAGTGTTTCTTCAGTTATTTTCTAATATGTAGCACAGATCCAAATCATCTTACCGCTTGAtaatttatgttttcatataaataaattgtcataaaaaaatataatttttgttataatataatgttttcaACGTTTTACTGACCACTGCCCAACATCTCCTTGCTTGTCATTTTTCTACTTGAACAAAGACTATGTAAAACAGGCTGAGCTAACGTGGCATCCATTACCATATATCTCATTCCCTGTTCGTGGCTTCTCTTATGGTGGCGTAGAAGGAGGCTAAAGCTGAAAAGTAGCTCATATTCTCGTCATGTTGTTCTTTGTGTGCTGTGATCACCAGTAAGGTAAATATAGCTATTTTGGCAGAAGCCTGCTAAGAGGATCACAGCTCACAGTAGGTGGTATACACACAGCAATCAAAATGCCAGAGGACCTGCTTGTGGATTGACGTGTGCGTGCAGACGCACTTACAGCATACACACACGTCCGCGGAGACGACCACTCCCCAGAGagctgtctctcctcctcacaggTATAATTGTGTTTCGGCTACACTTTGTTACTCTCCCCTCAGTTGTGACTGGGCCCCAGATGAAAAGCCataattaaaagagaaaagctGTGTTTGTTGCGAAGAAGGGATGGGTGTGGGAGAAAACAggatgaaggagggagaaagaTTAACCACAACAAAGCTTcatcaggcaacaaaaccatcTTGCGTAGCTAGGAGACAAAAGACTCGGATGCGCCTTTATCTCCCAATAAAAAAGTTCTCCAAATCCCTCTAGCTAAGCTGCCATAACTAAAGCCTGACGTTGGCTTAGGTGCTGGCTGAATTTGTTGGacaacaacagcagaaaagtATGAGAGAATAGACCAAACACCCGAGAAATATGGATACCTTCATTCATTTTGTGCAAAGAAGTAACAAGCCAAGTGCTTCAGCGGTGGCATTTAAGAAAAGGTTGCTTTCTTATGTGCttattgtgtgttgtttgtgtgtgtgtgcagatgtgtgtgagtgtctcagTGAAAGCATGAAGTGGATGGTCATTTTCTCACTTTGCAATTCTGtgatctttatttttcaaaattgAAACAGCTGTGATATCAATCACACCCAATTTGCCAGGCAGTTAAATGGGAGGACCAGTTGCATGCAAAACTATGGTTTTATTTAAGACACAAACTAACTCATACTTATGGTGACCCTCACATACAGGACACTCATAAATGCATGTGTACCCCGAAACCGCCACACAGACTCTGCATGTCATATCATCTGCCCGACCCTGATGAGGATGAGGGAGCGCCAGAGGTGTTGTTAAGGTGATACAGTGGACAGGAGAATACACTGCACAATGTTCACACATGTTAGCTTGTTACAGCCCACACAATGTGCACAGTTCAGCATAAAAGAGACTGCTCCTCGGGGGAGGAATCCGTGAAGATAGAGAGTCATAAAGATGAAGATGCATGGCCACTGTAAAGTATATGGAGGATTATTACATTGAAAACAACTGCAAGGCATTTAATACGGTGTGTGTGGCTGATACAGCAACCACATCTACATATTGCATGCACTTTAGCCAGAACATCATGCATCTGGTGGTGTTTTATTCATGGTACCATGGGCAATTCACAGTAGCGTTTGCTAAAGCTCCTCAGCTTGTGTGGTGCCTATAATCTTGTTCCTTTCCTTTTCAAACATCTGGAAGGAGTTGTCAGAAAGGCCCAGTGAGGCTCCTAAAAGTCTCTCACATTAACACTGAATATTTTTGCATAAgggagtttattttgaatacatccGTCTGAGGATAAAAGCTACTTTCTGACAAGTAAAGCAAATATGCCTGCATGACACCTGACCCTCTGACCTTGTTAATCCTGTACAATGAAGCCCTGAGGTCCACAAAGGACTCTGCAGGAATAGATCACACAGCAGATGCCTGCCCAGCTAGGTCCCTCTGATCTCATTGCACTGAGGTCTGCAGATGTCAACACGCTTTTCAAGTGTTGATTTTGTATTAAAGAATAACATCAAATCCTAAACACTGCACTCTCTGAACTTCAAAAGATACTGTAGCAGGCTGCTTTTGAGGAAAATCAGCAATTTATTAAAATCTCTTGACACTCGTCACAATATTGCTTTATTTTATGCTTAGATTAGTGAATAATCCTGCCTATTTTTTTGACGCAGAGAGGGGTGGTTGCGTCAGGGCATTTGGGAGTTGATACAGCAAGTTTTAAAAGTTACTTTAAGTTCATCTTAACACCATGGAGCGTACATCCACATTCCCTCATATATCAGCAGAGCACTGAGTGGGAGGTATCTCCAGACTGTGTGAAAACAGAGACATTTACAGTGAGTAGAGGTTAAAGCGAGTCACAGTAGTTTTAAAACAGGGTCCTTGGTGGCTCAGGTTTGGCAGAAAGGAACACATCAATCCCATTGTCTGTTATAAAGTAGGAATAGAAAACTACAGGTTGAGTGGCACCTCAGGTCCCCACAGTGTTTCAATGAGTCAATGTTCCTCTCCGTGTACCAGGCGTAAAGAGAGGAAATCTGTCGCCAATTGCTCTGTGTATTCTCTTGGCGAAGCGGAGAGAGAAGCTGTTAGGTAACATTCCTCTCCCTCCAAAATGTTCTGTCCATTTCATATCACTCTGTTTaccacagacaaagacacacacacacaaagatacacaaagacacacaaagacacacacacacacgcacacacacacacacacacacacacacacacacacacacacacacacacacacacacacacatgatttcAGACATTCTACACATTTCTTGAAATGTGCTCCTTAGCAACCCCAACATACTAATTTGCTGGCGATTTACTCCCTTTGTGAGAAGGCTGTATTATGCTGCAATCCAATCTATTTTTGTATGTGCTTGAGATGCCCTGTTTGCGACTTAGCATGTGTGATTAAATAGGTTCCTATGTGATCAATAGAGCTCATTAAATGTCCCTGTGGGCAGTTGTCTCACCCTAAGGCTCTCTTAGATTGCTTTTACCTGCAGCCGGCTTCTGCCTTGTTGCTTCAAGTGGCTCCAACTTTGGTTTGCGGCATAATTAATTTTCTAATTGAATTACTCAAGCCTGGCCTTTGCGTGCTATTTCCCTAAATGTGGATTGAAGTATATCCTTTTGGTTCCCTTCAATATAGGCTGTGAGTGTTTTGGTGTTAGAGGGCTTTGGGATTGCTGGATGTTTGGGATGGGCGGGTGTTAGACTGCCTTCCAAAGGGAGGCTGGAGGAAACAGTGGCTGCACCTGTTGTTCCCTGCGGTTTCTGTGTGGTGGGGTTAGCACCTGCTCACACGGCTGCTGTGTGGCTGTCTGTGTGGGCAGCGGGGATAACAGGGAGACCATTCACACCCGCTCAGACTGCTGTCTGCAGCCCCTCTCCCTCTACGCTCGTTCGCTCTGAGCTTTCTGCcccatcatttctttttctgtcttttacgTCTTCTGCCTATCCCCCTGTAGCCTATATGCCAGATTGCTATCTACCACACTTTATCCTTTGTATCCTCGATCTCTCCGgctgtgtgtccccccccccccccccccaacccccctgctccttctattttctttttttgtctcccaTCTCTTGTTGCCTTTTaactcacacagaaacacaaacataaacagcagcagctggggGCTGTAGTCATTCTGTGGAGCTTGGTATAGCTTTTAGTGTGAAGGATGCAGTTGTAAACAGTGAATTACATTTAACTACTAAATCACTTCAGTAAGAGCTGAGACGGCAGTGAGCGAGCAGTTAACTTGGGCTAGGGTGGTTGTGAGTGTGGTTATGGCCAATTTATGTGACAAGTTATTTTAAGTGTGCAAGACATATTTTGGACAAATATTATGTTTTAAGAATTAGAGTATTCTTCCATCTCTTGATCTGTCAAAATAAGCCTAAAATGCTTAGAGACAAATTTTGGGAACCTATGACGACCTATAATCTGGCTAGATCAAAGGTTGTGATCTAAATAAGAAATTCATTCTTGGTGCTCCAATGCAGTGTTGTAATATGCAAGTATTGTGAGCTGCTTTTGCTGAGGCATCACTTCAAACCTAAGATTCTATGCAACACGTGACAGAACAATGACATGCAGGGATATGCAACAGCGATATGCACATaatatgcaaataaaacatcaaactcGCAGCAGACACAAAGAACATGTCATGTCCAAATAAGGTCCAGGCGATGCCAAACACACGTTGGCTAACCCGGAGCAGAAGCCTAATATTGCAGCATCGCGTTAAGTGGCATTATAGCCTAATAAAATTGCGCACATGCTATAtacctgtccccccccccccccccccccccccccacacacacacacacacacaatcttccTCACACATATCCATCTCTCAATCTCACCGTTTGGCACACTCACCACACCAGATGGCCAGGTAGGGAGGAGGTGGCAGGTGCCAGTCGCCAACTCGCCCTCTCCGgtcgctcttcttcctctctgtggagAAAAGGGTGATGTATACCACGGCTCTCGGTATCTAAAGCGTCCCTGAAATAACAGCAGCTCCTTAGCCgcacctcacctgtctcttccCTCTACGGTTCTTGCGCGTCGCCGTAGCATCACCGTTTACCGAGCGCGTACAAAACGCCCAGTCCACTACAAAAGGTTTTTTTCCCACTGGAGAATAAAAAGTCTGTTGTCTAAATACGTAATACGCGAGCTTATGCGAGTTTTTTCTTTGATCCAGAATACGTGTTATTTTCCGGTACCTTTGTTCAGACCCTTGTAAAATCCCAAATCCTGAAATTGCGGACTGTATTAAGAAGTCCACTGTCTGAGGGACCGGCCAGTTGTCTGCACTTGGTCAAGCTACGGCTTTGAAATCAGtagtcagctaaatgtaatccCCTGTTTAAATTTACAGTGGCGAGGTGAAATGTCCAACGCAGAGCAGTCACAGTGACAGCAGGGGCTCATAATTCACACCCCCTGAAACAGAGTCCTGCAGTGGATCAATGATGAATGGAggagcgctctctctctctctctctctctctctctctctctctctctctctctctttcacacacacacacgcacacacatttaagaagaaaacaaatatatataatatatacagtatatatatttcttcttaacaataaaataaacttaGTGTTTCATATTCACCCCAGTGAGTCTAAATGTTTAGCACCCTATCCAGAACCAGTGCATATATTCAGACACTTTACTCAAGTAAAAACAGTAATTATATttaagatattatatatatatatattatgcattattaaaaagtgATATTACAGGAACTGCCCATACAACAGCATATGGAGTAGTTGAAATTGACTTATTGCCAGCTATAACATTAAATGCTTTAACGTATTTGTCAAATAGTAGCATCAAGGGCAATTTTGCTAAATAATGAGGACCTTTACTTTAAATACAAGTACATTTTGCAGATATTATAgtttacactgtggtattactgttttacttgagtaaatgatCTGAATATATGCACTGGTTCTGGATAGGGTTTTACAATATGGTGCTGGTTGTTCCtgcaatatttctttttaataaagcatcatatatttatatatatatcaaatataattacatattaAATTTATCAAATATAATGACTGTTTTTACTTGAGTAAAGGGTCTGAATATATGCACTGGTTCTGGATAGGGTTTTAAACATATGGTGCTGGGCGTTCCTGTAATATtcctttttaataatgcatcatatatttatatatatatatatatatatatatatatcaaatataattacaataatataattacatCAATATAATGACTGTTTTAACTTGAGTAAAGGGTCTGAATATATGCACTGGTTCTATAGGGTTTTAAACATTTAGACTCACTGGGGTGAATATGAAACAAAGTTGATTTTATTGTCAACTTCGAGTTTCCCATGTTGGATTGACTGTTTATTATAATCTTTTCTTCCCGGCTTCTTAATATTTTAAGAAGTGTACAAAAAGCTATCCttaaagccttttttaaatttttattacTATAATTGATATcgatttatttataatatcaaCCATTGAATACACTAAACTGAAATGCTGTGAGGTCCTAACATcgttttaaaataatgtttttttagcaCCACTTAAAGTTTATATGTGCAATATAAATGTGATCATGCTAAATTATATCAAGTTTTGAAAAAGGAATATGCCCTGACGTCACTTCCGGGTTTAATCGGacagtagtaaaaaaaaaaaagaaaaaaagattcaggTTGCCATGAACAGCTAGCTAGCCACCAACAACTGTCAGTACACTTGGGCAAAACCATCCATGTCAAGATACAAGGACATTTTTGTAAGTCTCGTGCCGCTCCTGTGTACATACCGGGGCTCATACCGGGGCTCACCGGCCTGACAACCGACTGTGAATCGGTAAGTAGCTCTGAGGCTAACGGTGTCGCGAGCTGCCGCTAGCTGGCTGCCCCGCTAACGATGAGTGACGCTATTCTGCCTGTTCGCTGGCATTAACCTGCGATGCAGACGAGAGCAGCGACGTCTCTTCCCTTTCACTGTTATGTGTGCTCCCGTTGTGTGCGCGCATCACCGGCTAACGTTAGAGGCTAGTATCGGTGTTCACCATGTAGCCCGCATTAGCATCTTTGTGTCTGCGCTGAGGGGGTGTTGTAATTAGTCACCAATGTCCACGATCACATCGAGCCATCACTTCAACCCCGCAGTGAGAtgtcagcagctgcagcaaaCAGCTGAATGCATTTAACTTTCTGCTCAAATAAATGCTAATGGTTGACATGGGCGGTGACATGATGACAATCACAACTGTCTCCTTCAACGTTATAACGAACTCGGGTTGTCTTTTATCCTTGAATCAAAGTAACATCTTCTTCCCAGCTGTCTGTGTACTTTTATTTGGTTCCAGCTGCTGTATTTGATGAAGCAAGAATGATAGATTGAGTGTTCTTAAATATTTAAAGTCTGTTACTTTACATTTGCACATAATAGCTCAAACAAGAGCTACTTTAACAGAATAGGCTAACTAAGTGGTCATGACTTTGTGATTTTATGCTGTCATGTGTAGTAAGTTGTTGCACGATGTATAGCCATTTGaatgtgttatgtgtttatttttatcaaGATCCTGCTGGCACTGCGCAGTGACTAGATCAGAAGACCTTTAGAGACCCAGAGACTTCTGAATCCAGGTATGTTCATTGTTGTATATGTGCAGGGTTTCCCACAAGCAATTGGTCACTGGATGTTTATCTCTTCCATTTActaaccccccaaaaatgtgCCCCCTGACATTGCATTATTCATGATTCATGACACATGATTAATAACTGTGAAGCAAGTATAGGATGtgatcaatcaataaatcacatCTCGATATCAATTTACTGTATCTACTAAAGGACAATTTAAACATTCCCCTCATTAATTAAATAGGTCATCTTTGCTGTTTTACGGAGTGCCACTGCTCATTTTCCCTGAAGCTAATCATCCtgatattatatttcattcaaatgtaaaatgttcacAGGTTTTGCTTCttaactgcttttctttttacatttttatgccACCTAATTATTCTGTCTAACATGTTTTTTCTACCAGAAGATGAACGGTCTGTCCATACGAGAGCTATGCTGCCTGTTCTGCTGTCCTCCTTGCCCCAGCCGTATTGCAGCCAAACTGGCATTCCTCCCTCCAGAGCCCACATACGCCCTTCTCCCTGACTCGGATCCAAGTTCTGGAGCTGGAACTGCTTCTGGGTCCACTTCCGGGGCTGCTCAGCCTTCTCTTGGAGCCCCCGGACTGCGTTCCCGGCAGGCCGCTGGTAGTGGATccgacaaaggaggaggaactggtgctggaggagaaggaggaggaggaggagggggagggggaggaggagcaggaggaggaggaggaggtagtggTGCTGGTACTGGTGCTGGtagtggcagcagcagcggcggtgGCAGCGGTGGCAGCGGCGGCAGCGGTTGGAGTGAGGGCAAGTGGAAGCTTCATCTTACAGAGAGAGCGGAGTTCCAATATTCACAGAGAGAGCTGGATCTGACTGATGTATTCCTGACCAGATCCAGCCGAGGGAACAAGGTGGGGTGCATGTACATTCGCTGTGCCCCCAATgccaggtgagacacacaccaCCCTCTAAACACCTTGCGACTGAAGACACACCGATCACAACCCTGtatctgtgttttgtgtgtaccTTCAATAGGGCaggttgcttgttttttttgtaggaaccaaatgcaaatatatttttctcagTTAAACAATTATATCCCATGTTTTTCTATCAAATTGAGGCTCCCCTGTTCAGCACTGTTCCTTAAGCCAGCTGCCTAACttccttttttattcttcttcctcctttgtctctcagGTTTACAGTGTTGTTTTCACACGGCAATGCAGTAGATCTGGGCCAGATGAGCAGCTTCTACATTGGATTAGGCACACGCATCAACTGCAACATCTTTTCCTATGATTACTCAGGCTATGGGGTTAGCACTGGCAAGCCCTCTGAGAAGAACCTATATGCTGACATTGATGCTGCCTGGCATGCCCTGCGCTCCCGGTAAGCAAGGATAAACTCACAGTTACCATCCACACAGGCTTCGAAATTAGCAGCCAAAGAGTACCAGGTGCCAGTTAAAGCAGCCACTCCCATCACTGCCCATTAACTGAAAATATCATTTAGTTGGCTCTGTTATTTGCAAACGTTGTCCCTGCTGACCACGACCCCCTCTCTCTAACCATCAGCCAGTCAAATCAAAGATAAACAATGGCTCTGTATCTAAAAGACTTGTGATTGTCTGTCACATACTGTGCTCTGCATGAAGCCTCAGCATCTAAACTTCTGACAAATATCCCTCTAGTTTATCAGCTGCCAGCATGGTTAATGATTCCCAGGCTGCAATACAGGAACTTGGACCATTAAgacaataaaaatgtgtgttatGAAAATGAATGTACTCACACAGTCCCTGattttaatatactgtattgATGTCAAACGTGGTTGGtgatcatttttacatttcacgttttgtctttgttttttgttaaatattCTCTTTGCCGATGACATTGTCTTTGAGACTTTGTCTAATATCAACATAAAACATACTTACTGCTAACTGCACTTAATCAGTATACGGGATTGTAAACACTTGAACACTGCACACCAGTACTTCTGCACTTCTCATACTTACAGAATAAAAGTGAATCTTATTTTTATATTCTGTACTGaaacttgtgtgtctgtgtgtgcttagGTATGGCATCAGTCCTGAGAATATCATCCTGTACGGACAGAGCATCGGCACGGTGCCCACAGTAGACTTGGCATCCCGGTTTGAGTGTGCTGCTGTGGTCCTCcactctcctctcacctctggAATGAGAGTGGCCTTCCCCGATACCAAGAAAACATACTGCTTTGATGCCTTCCCTAAGTAAGTCTTTTAATgtactgtgtgtcagtggtaTTTTCTGTGTTATTAACGCTTTAAATATATcatacatctttttaaaaaaaaggttccaaagacaaaatattattttgtgaatacatttttaatagtcATTGGTGATTTGTGTGTAACATAGCATTATGACCTGTGGAGGTTGAATGCACTTCTTGTAAGCCACTTTAAACAAAcgtgtaaaataaatgaataaagttgTGCATTATGACATCACACTATGACACCTTAAGTGTCTCTGGTTATATCAGACCAATGTGGGCAATGTTGCATATCATAAAGCATGTCTGAATTATGGTAATAATAGGTTTAGaagattttattgttttatttggatTCCCATTGGTTGTTACCTTGGCAacaactactttttttttgtcaggcaTTCGATTTGCTTGATTAGCCAAAAACAAAACTTCCAGTCTGGTTACTTTGTTTAGAAATGGTTTCTCAATACAATTTCTGAACAATATACTATATCAAAATGTATTCCTATGATGTTTTAACgcattatatataattttttttatttcacaatgatTGTTGGTAATATAATTAGCATTTGGATGgacagcaataaaaaaaacactttcttttgGAATCCGTGTAATTAAATAAAGCTGAATGCATAGTCTGCTTTTTGTCAGAAGAAATTGTAATCCTTTCATGACCACCATTCCAACCAGCAGGAGTAGGTCAAAAGACAACCTTTTTGTAATATCACTGTAATGTTTCTCAAATGTTGAATGAAATGCACATCGTCCTTGTTCGTCCTTGTTGGTCAAGACTGAAAAATGACCTGGTCAGTGCATTAATAGCCTACATCATGTTTCTTTCAGCATAGAGAAAGTGTCAAAGATCCCATCTCCAGTGCTCATCATCCACGGGACAGAGGATGAGGTGATCGACTTCTCTCACGGCCTGGCTCTGTTCGAGCGCTGTCCCAAGGCAGTGGAGCCCCTCTGGGTGGAGGGAGCCGGTCACAATGACATTGAGCTTTACAGTCAGTACCTTGAGAGGCTACGGCGCTTCATCAACCAGGACCTGGCTGCACAGCATGCCTGAGAAACAACCGTTTGTATGaatgaggctgtgtgtgtgtgtgtgcgtgtgtgtgtgtgtgtgtgtgtgcgactgaGCGGGAAAGTCGGCATGCCTGCAAAGTGCGCGTGAGAGATCGACCTAAAACGATTTGTGATTTTTGTCAcatctgtgtgtctttgaaGCAGCACACCTTTTACGTTTCTTTTCACGAGATATGTTCAAATAATTACGGTTTTTAATATCAGCAGCTGCATCCATCTGTATGGTGGAGTGTGGTGAAGCGCTATAAAACAAAAGCTGAGATCAAACCACTTCACAGATCCGTTTTTTAATGTTAGGAAATTTATGAATTGCAGCTTTGAAATGTGTCACTGACATAACTTAAGAAGTAACATTAATGTGCTTCATCCAGAAAGGCACACAGATGTcattttacgtgtgtgtgtgtgtgtgtgtgtgagagagagagaagcagtgCTGAAAGAAATGAAGGACATCCTGATGACTTGGACATCTGCAAGTGGAGGACGCTAATTGAAACCTatcaatatttatgttttttttttttttttttgtgagtgtATGTATGAAGAATACCTCCACAGCTTGACCAGTTCTCTCTCCCATGGACAAACACTGGTCGAGCATGTGCCCGCCCactcctccttcactccctgTTGACCTGTTAATGGACATCCATCTGACTGCCAGGGCATTTTCCAAGTTGTTGTCCAGCTAACACTAACCTACTTTATCTGTGTGGTTTGGGGGTCCATCTCCTTCCCTTTGGTGGATATAGGACTAGTCTGGAATACTGTCATAGCTTGTATGGCTTTGGGTGTCTCGtactctcctctctcatttctgGCTGAAAATATTACAGCTACCTTCCACTTTATTTCCTGGCTCTGCTGTAGCTTTGGCCTTTGCCTGTCCACAGAATTGCAGATTCCCCTCCATTGCTTTGCTACAACCAGTCCTACATATGTGTGATGAAGAATGATGGTGTGCTTGAAGTGAAACAGGGCTTTGATAGCCACACAGAGTATATCTCTTGTTTATGTGGACATTTCTTTGGCATTAAAAGAACAGCGATAGAAgtgactggtttcatgtcacATTAGATCAGCTGGCTCCAACAGAAGGCTGTTGCTCTTCAGTATTTACTGATGTGTGACATTTAAAGGTTGGGCAGATTGCACTGACTTGGTAACAGCAGGATTAAGTCTGATTCCAAGGTGTGGTTTGACAGTTTGCTGAGAGTTGTATAAGAAGATTTTTGCTGATGAACTTAAAGTCTGTTACAAGTCTTGTTCCATAGCTCTCATCACACGGGTTAGTCCGCCTCTTGTTCATATGCGCATTTGTTTCTCTTGATGTAATTAATCCAAACGTGTTTGTCGTAGTGTGGGGCCATGGGTTGTTCGTTTCAGAGCCATGCGTGTCGATGTCATGTGACTAACACATCAGATCGGGTGTCAGGGCGGGACATCATGCCTAATATAGCTGTTTTTAACCTCTGTGGCCCTAAATGTACAGGAGCTCTCTTATGGGTGGCAGCACGCTTCATGTCTGACACAAGCCATATTTGAGCCTCTCACTGTTGATGTGGTGCAGGttccaccacacacacgcacacaaacacacacacacacacacacacacacacacacacacacctatacatacatacatacatacatacatacac
This Cyclopterus lumpus isolate fCycLum1 chromosome 17, fCycLum1.pri, whole genome shotgun sequence DNA region includes the following protein-coding sequences:
- the LOC117746137 gene encoding alpha/beta hydrolase domain-containing protein 17A-like, with translation MNGLSIRELCCLFCCPPCPSRIAAKLAFLPPEPTYALLPDSDPSSGAGTASGSTSGAAQPSLGAPGLRSRQAAGSGSDKGGGTGAGGEGGGGGGGGGGGAGGGGGGSGAGTGAGSGSSSGGGSGGSGGSGWSEGKWKLHLTERAEFQYSQRELDLTDVFLTRSSRGNKVGCMYIRCAPNARFTVLFSHGNAVDLGQMSSFYIGLGTRINCNIFSYDYSGYGVSTGKPSEKNLYADIDAAWHALRSRYGISPENIILYGQSIGTVPTVDLASRFECAAVVLHSPLTSGMRVAFPDTKKTYCFDAFPNIEKVSKIPSPVLIIHGTEDEVIDFSHGLALFERCPKAVEPLWVEGAGHNDIELYSQYLERLRRFINQDLAAQHA